A single region of the Xenopus laevis strain J_2021 chromosome 4L, Xenopus_laevis_v10.1, whole genome shotgun sequence genome encodes:
- the LOC121403113 gene encoding natural cytotoxicity triggering receptor 3-like — protein MRPVGLLLLLKTLKGCLPQDIHVSQIPVINTRVGSTVILPCNYTLNIKNSTAPGWYDWYRHVPNGPKVSDDSEDFKGRISKVSNDNFMDQKRADIELKDVMLSDTGNYICQVSFVSSMVISAHGNGTFINVSESTENIPAGNTLTVSLSAGAAVLIILISVAGYLAYTNKGFHSNREEGPIVYTDFTEPRIDNFHMPSQEWQNTENQLYNGENFQNTYAEFLDNSRIHIPQKPRIDNFHMPSQEWQNKENQLYNGENFQNTYAEFLDNSRIHIPQSNHETHQYSMIQ, from the exons ATGAGACCTGTAGGATTGCTGCTTCTACtgaagaccctcaaag GGTGTCTTCCACAGGATATTCATGTATCTCAGatacctgtaataaatacaaGAGTGGGCAGTACAGTCATCTTACCCTGTAATTACACCCTCAACATTAAAAACAGTACAGCACCCGGATGGTATGACTGGTACAGGCATGTACCTAATGGACCTAAAGTGTCTGATGACAGTGAGGATTTCAAAGGGAGAATCTCCAAAGTAAGTAATGACAATTTCATGGATCAGAAAAGAGCTGATATTGAGCTGAAGGATGTGATGCTTTCAGACACAGGGAATTACATCTGTCAAGTCTCATTTGTGAGCAGCATGGTAATATCAGCCCATGGCAATGGAACATTCATCAATGTATCAG AATCTACAGAGAATATTCCTGCAGGAAATACTCTAACAGTTTCTCTCAGTGCTGGTGCCGCAGTCCTCATAATACTCATCTCAGTGGCAGGTTATCTGGCTTACACCAATAAAG GTTTTCATTCCAACAGAGAAGA GGGACCTATAGTCTACACAGACTTCACAG AACCAAGGATTGACAACTTCCACATGCCATCACAAGAG TGGCAGAATACAGAGAATCAATTGTACAATGGAGAAAACTTTCAGAATACATATGCTGAGTTTCTAGACAACAGTAGAATCCATATTCCCCAAA AACCAAGGATTGACAACTTCCACATGCCATCACAAGAG TGGCAGAATAAAGAGAATCAATTGTACAATGGAGAAAACTTTCAGAATACATATGCTGAGTTTCTAGACAACAGTAGAATCCATATTCCCCAAAGTAATCATGAAACGCATCAATACAGTATGATACAgtag